The proteins below come from a single Desulfurobacterium indicum genomic window:
- the rpsJ gene encoding 30S ribosomal protein S10 encodes MAQDRIRIKLMAYDHRLLDRSVQEIIDTVKRTGAIVAGPIPLPTKRSVWSVIRSPHKYKYSQEQFEIRRHRRLLDIKNPKPQTVEALMDLKLPAGVDVEIKLD; translated from the coding sequence ATGGCTCAGGATCGCATAAGAATAAAACTTATGGCTTATGACCATAGATTACTTGATAGATCAGTGCAGGAAATAATTGATACAGTAAAGAGGACTGGCGCCATTGTTGCCGGTCCTATTCCTCTTCCGACAAAACGTTCCGTATGGAGCGTAATAAGGTCTCCTCACAAGTACAAATATTCTCAAGAGCAGTTTGAAATTAGAAGACACAGAAGATTACTTGATATTAAAAACCCCAAACCTCAAACCGTGGAAGCGCTTATGGATCTTAAGCTTCCCGCCGGTGTTGATGTAGAGATTAAGCTTGACTAA
- the rplC gene encoding 50S ribosomal protein L3: MKGILGRKIGMTQIFTEDGKALAVTVIEAGPCTVVQKKTEDKDGYTALQLGFMEKNKAESKFPKPLLGHFKRAGIKPVRFLKEVKFDDVDKYNVGDKITVEIFQPGEKVDVTGTSKGRGFAGYHKRWGFGGGRKSHGSDFHEGPGSIGACAFPGRVHKGKKMAGHYGNAQVTVKNLEIVDVIPEKNLILVKGAIPGYKGSFVVVKGK; encoded by the coding sequence ATGAAAGGAATCCTCGGTAGAAAGATTGGTATGACTCAAATTTTTACTGAAGACGGAAAGGCACTTGCCGTTACTGTAATAGAGGCAGGTCCATGTACTGTTGTTCAGAAAAAGACAGAAGACAAAGACGGCTATACTGCTCTTCAGCTTGGCTTCATGGAAAAGAACAAGGCTGAGAGCAAGTTTCCAAAGCCACTTTTGGGCCACTTTAAGAGGGCTGGTATTAAGCCAGTGAGATTTCTTAAGGAAGTTAAATTTGATGATGTTGATAAGTATAACGTTGGTGACAAAATAACCGTTGAAATTTTCCAGCCTGGCGAAAAGGTGGATGTGACGGGCACATCAAAAGGTCGTGGTTTCGCCGGTTATCATAAGAGATGGGGCTTTGGTGGTGGTAGAAAGTCTCACGGTTCAGACTTCCACGAAGGTCCTGGTTCAATAGGTGCTTGTGCCTTTCCCGGCAGAGTGCACAAGGGTAAGAAAATGGCAGGACATTATGGTAATGCACAGGTTACGGTTAAGAACCTTGAAATCGTTGATGTAATTCCGGAAAAAAACCTTATTCTTGTTAAAGGTGCTATTCCAGGATATAAAGGCTCCTTTGTAGTAGTTAAAGGAAAGTAA
- the rplD gene encoding 50S ribosomal protein L4 yields the protein MEIKVLNTANQEVGTVSISDDIANAPIKSHAIWETVKWQLAKRRRGTHSTKTRAEVRGGGRKPWPQKHTGRARQGSIRAPQWVGGGVVFGPKPRDYSYNLPKKVRKVALRSVVAGKLSDGSIIVVEDFAFETPKTKQAVEFLKNLGLENEKVLIVVPEFDENTWKSFRNLPNVKLLEIDGLNVYDMLCYDKCIFFKSTLPKLEERLSR from the coding sequence ATGGAAATTAAGGTGTTGAATACTGCAAATCAGGAAGTTGGAACTGTTTCTATAAGTGATGACATAGCTAATGCGCCTATAAAAAGCCATGCTATATGGGAAACAGTTAAGTGGCAGCTTGCAAAGCGCAGGAGAGGAACTCACTCTACTAAGACGAGAGCTGAAGTTAGAGGTGGTGGAAGGAAGCCTTGGCCTCAGAAGCATACAGGAAGGGCAAGACAGGGCTCTATCCGTGCACCTCAGTGGGTAGGTGGTGGAGTAGTTTTTGGTCCAAAGCCAAGGGATTACTCTTACAACTTACCTAAAAAGGTTAGGAAGGTTGCCCTTAGAAGTGTTGTAGCAGGTAAGCTCAGTGACGGTTCAATAATCGTTGTTGAAGATTTTGCCTTTGAAACTCCAAAGACCAAGCAGGCTGTTGAGTTTCTCAAGAATCTTGGACTTGAAAACGAAAAAGTTCTAATTGTTGTGCCTGAATTTGATGAGAACACATGGAAGTCTTTTAGAAACCTTCCAAATGTAAAACTTCTTGAGATTGACGGATTAAACGTTTACGACATGCTCTGCTACGATAAGTGCATCTTCTTCAAATCCACTCTACCTAAATTAGAGGAGAGGTTATCAAGATGA
- the rplW gene encoding 50S ribosomal protein L23 translates to MKTPYDIIVRPIVTEKSVRLANMEVKSSKTKETKKITKITFEVAMDATKPEIKEAVEKIFNVKVDKVNTMVVKGKRKGIRLLRGKKRDWKKAVVTLKPGYEIDLENL, encoded by the coding sequence ATGAAGACTCCTTATGATATAATCGTCCGTCCGATTGTAACGGAAAAGAGCGTTCGCCTTGCGAACATGGAAGTTAAAAGCTCAAAAACAAAAGAGACAAAGAAGATTACGAAGATTACTTTTGAAGTAGCAATGGATGCTACGAAGCCTGAGATAAAGGAAGCCGTAGAAAAAATTTTCAACGTTAAGGTTGATAAGGTTAACACTATGGTTGTTAAAGGTAAGAGAAAGGGAATCAGGCTTTTAAGAGGAAAGAAGAGAGACTGGAAGAAAGCAGTAGTGACACTCAAGCCAGGATATGAAATCGATCTTGAGAACTTGTAA
- the rplB gene encoding 50S ribosomal protein L2: MGIKKFKPYTPSRRFMTVSDFSEITKKEPEKSLTVGFVRGTGRNNQGRITTRHKGGGHKRRYRIIDFKRDKIGIPAKVASIEYDPNRSARIALLVYADGEKRYIIWPDGLKVGDTVVAGPDAEIKVGNALPLRNIPVGTIVHNVELKPKKGGQLARSAGSFAQLMGKVGDYAQLRLPSGELRLVHLDCMATIGQVGNIDHENIVIGKAGRSRWLGIRPTVRGTAMNPVDHPHGGGEGRTFGKHPVTPWGQPTKGYKTRPKRKYSDRFIIKRRTK, translated from the coding sequence ATGGGAATAAAGAAGTTTAAACCATATACCCCAAGCAGGCGTTTTATGACAGTTTCCGACTTCTCAGAGATAACAAAGAAAGAACCTGAGAAGTCACTTACCGTTGGCTTTGTAAGGGGAACAGGTAGAAACAACCAGGGAAGAATTACAACAAGACACAAAGGTGGCGGACATAAGAGAAGATACAGAATTATTGATTTTAAAAGAGATAAGATAGGTATTCCTGCAAAAGTTGCTTCTATCGAATACGATCCAAACAGGTCTGCAAGGATTGCTCTTCTTGTTTATGCTGATGGTGAAAAAAGATACATAATATGGCCTGACGGACTTAAAGTTGGTGATACCGTTGTTGCGGGTCCGGATGCTGAAATAAAAGTAGGAAATGCCCTTCCACTCAGAAACATACCTGTTGGTACGATTGTTCACAACGTTGAGCTTAAACCTAAAAAAGGTGGTCAACTTGCAAGATCTGCAGGTTCTTTTGCTCAGCTTATGGGTAAGGTTGGCGACTACGCTCAGCTTAGACTTCCTTCAGGTGAGCTTAGACTTGTTCACCTTGATTGTATGGCAACAATCGGTCAGGTTGGAAACATCGACCACGAAAACATTGTTATCGGTAAAGCCGGAAGGTCAAGATGGCTTGGTATCAGACCTACGGTTCGCGGAACGGCTATGAACCCTGTTGATCACCCTCACGGTGGTGGTGAAGGTAGAACATTCGGTAAACATCCTGTTACACCCTGGGGTCAGCCTACTAAAGGATATAAGACAAGACCTAAACGTAAGTATTCAGACAGATTTATTATTAAACGCAGGACTAAGTAA
- the rpsS gene encoding 30S ribosomal protein S19 — protein sequence MGRSLKKGPYVNPKILKKVRAMNETGEKKVIKVWDRACVIVPEFVGHTFAVYNGQKFIPVYVTEQMIGHRLGEFSLTRTFRGHAGQKVAKKK from the coding sequence ATGGGACGTTCACTAAAGAAGGGTCCCTATGTGAACCCTAAAATTTTAAAAAAAGTTAGAGCCATGAACGAAACTGGTGAGAAGAAAGTTATAAAGGTATGGGATAGAGCCTGTGTCATCGTTCCTGAGTTTGTTGGACATACATTTGCCGTGTACAACGGACAAAAGTTTATTCCGGTATATGTTACAGAGCAGATGATAGGTCACAGGCTTGGTGAGTTTTCCCTTACCAGAACATTCAGAGGACATGCCGGACAGAAAGTTGCCAAGAAGAAGTAA
- the rplV gene encoding 50S ribosomal protein L22: MAVENRDYYKEGERGFATPVEARAVWRKARMSASKVRLVIDLIRGKHVEEALAILANCPRKAAKMIEKVLKSAIANAEQKGLDVDSLFVKKAYVDEGPTMKRVKPRAMGRANVIRRRTCHITVVVGEKESK, encoded by the coding sequence ATGGCTGTTGAAAACAGAGACTACTATAAAGAAGGCGAAAGAGGCTTTGCCACACCTGTTGAGGCAAGGGCTGTATGGAGAAAGGCAAGAATGTCTGCCTCAAAGGTAAGACTTGTTATTGATCTTATAAGAGGTAAGCATGTTGAAGAGGCTCTTGCCATACTTGCCAACTGCCCAAGAAAAGCGGCAAAGATGATTGAAAAGGTTCTTAAAAGCGCTATAGCTAACGCTGAACAAAAAGGACTTGATGTGGATTCTCTCTTTGTTAAGAAGGCCTATGTTGACGAGGGTCCTACAATGAAGAGGGTAAAACCTCGTGCTATGGGTAGAGCAAATGTTATCAGAAGAAGAACCTGCCACATTACCGTTGTGGTAGGAGAGAAAGAATCAAAATAA
- the rpsC gene encoding 30S ribosomal protein S3, which yields MGQKVHPVGFRLGITKDWESRWVAKEKGKYVNFLHEDLKIRKLIKQKYYHAGIARIDIERTLDKINIRIWAARPGLLIARKGAQVKELRKILEGLTGKSVYINIEEVKHPQLNAQLVAENVAAQLERRVAFRRAMKRVIADAMRAGAKGIKVQCAGRLGGADMARTEWYREGRVPLQTIRADIDYGTAVAQTKYGVIGVKVWIYKGDVYKDETEEILKRLEKEVKEEMARGE from the coding sequence TTGGGACAGAAAGTGCATCCAGTAGGATTTAGACTTGGAATTACAAAAGATTGGGAATCCAGATGGGTTGCCAAGGAAAAAGGTAAGTATGTTAACTTCCTTCATGAAGACCTTAAAATAAGGAAGCTTATTAAGCAGAAGTATTACCATGCGGGAATTGCCCGTATAGATATTGAAAGGACGCTTGATAAGATCAACATCAGAATATGGGCTGCAAGGCCAGGCCTTCTCATTGCCAGAAAAGGAGCTCAGGTAAAAGAGCTTAGAAAAATCCTTGAAGGTCTCACAGGAAAGAGCGTTTACATTAATATCGAAGAGGTAAAACATCCGCAACTTAACGCTCAGCTTGTTGCTGAAAACGTTGCTGCTCAGCTAGAGCGCCGTGTGGCGTTCAGGCGTGCGATGAAAAGGGTTATCGCTGATGCTATGAGAGCAGGTGCCAAGGGTATCAAAGTTCAGTGTGCCGGAAGACTCGGTGGCGCCGACATGGCAAGGACAGAGTGGTATCGTGAAGGAAGAGTTCCTTTACAAACCATTCGTGCAGATATAGATTATGGCACGGCAGTTGCCCAGACAAAATACGGTGTTATTGGTGTTAAAGTATGGATCTATAAAGGTGATGTTTACAAAGATGAAACAGAAGAGATCCTTAAGAGACTTGAGAAAGAAGTAAAAGAAGAAATGGCAAGGGGTGAGTAA
- the rplP gene encoding 50S ribosomal protein L16 — MLMPKRTKFRKQQRGRLKGKSYRGNTLAFGDYGIQALEPGYITTNQIEAARVAMTRTMKRGGKVWIRIFPDKPYTKKPLETRMGKGKGNVETWVAPVKPGRIMFEVAGVAEDVAMEALRLAIFKLPIKCRIVKREEI, encoded by the coding sequence ATGTTGATGCCTAAAAGAACGAAATTCAGGAAGCAGCAGAGAGGAAGACTTAAAGGTAAGTCATATAGAGGTAACACTCTTGCGTTTGGTGATTATGGTATTCAGGCTCTTGAGCCCGGTTACATTACAACCAATCAAATAGAGGCTGCAAGGGTTGCAATGACAAGAACCATGAAAAGAGGCGGTAAGGTCTGGATAAGGATCTTTCCAGATAAACCTTACACCAAAAAGCCTCTTGAAACTCGTATGGGTAAAGGTAAAGGTAACGTTGAGACCTGGGTGGCACCTGTTAAGCCTGGAAGAATAATGTTTGAGGTTGCAGGTGTTGCTGAAGACGTTGCTATGGAAGCTTTAAGGCTTGCCATCTTCAAACTTCCCATCAAATGTAGAATTGTCAAAAGGGAAGAAATATAA
- the rpmC gene encoding 50S ribosomal protein L29: MKKLTEDLRAKSTEELKNMVAELKESLLKMRFKNAFGQLESTADIRKTRRQIARILTILRERGVKL; the protein is encoded by the coding sequence ATGAAAAAGTTAACAGAAGATTTAAGGGCTAAAAGCACTGAAGAGCTCAAAAATATGGTTGCCGAGCTCAAAGAAAGTCTTTTGAAAATGAGATTTAAAAATGCTTTCGGTCAGCTTGAAAGTACAGCTGACATTAGAAAAACAAGAAGGCAAATTGCTCGCATTTTGACTATTCTCAGAGAGCGTGGAGTGAAGCTCTAA
- the rpsQ gene encoding 30S ribosomal protein S17: MAETRVNRRKVRVGVVVSDKMDKTVVVRVTREFRHPVYGKRVKFSKKYMAHDETNQCQVGDVVKIMETRPLSRHKRWRVIEVIEKAKKLGE; this comes from the coding sequence ATGGCTGAAACGAGAGTTAATAGAAGAAAGGTAAGAGTGGGTGTTGTTGTAAGCGACAAGATGGATAAGACCGTAGTTGTTCGTGTTACAAGGGAGTTTAGACACCCTGTTTATGGTAAAAGGGTTAAATTCTCTAAAAAATATATGGCACACGATGAAACAAATCAGTGCCAGGTTGGTGACGTTGTGAAGATTATGGAAACAAGACCTTTGTCAAGACATAAAAGATGGAGAGTTATTGAAGTTATAGAAAAAGCCAAAAAACTTGGTGAGTAA
- the rplN gene encoding 50S ribosomal protein L14 gives MIQVQTYLNVADNTGAKKVQCIRVLGGSTRRYASLGDVIVVTVKDSIPNATAKKGEVYRAVVVRTKKEVRRPDGTYIKFDDNAVVILNKQGEPLGTRILGPVAREARQKGFTKIASLAPEVI, from the coding sequence ATGATTCAGGTTCAAACATACTTAAATGTTGCAGATAATACAGGGGCAAAGAAAGTTCAGTGTATAAGAGTGCTTGGCGGTTCAACCAGAAGGTATGCGTCCCTCGGGGATGTTATCGTTGTTACAGTTAAAGATTCTATCCCAAACGCAACTGCCAAGAAAGGAGAAGTTTACAGGGCGGTTGTTGTTAGGACAAAAAAAGAGGTAAGACGCCCCGACGGAACATACATAAAGTTTGACGACAATGCAGTTGTTATACTTAACAAGCAGGGTGAACCTCTTGGCACCCGTATTTTAGGTCCTGTTGCAAGAGAAGCAAGACAGAAAGGATTCACAAAAATTGCTTCACTTGCGCCGGAAGTTATTTAA
- the rplX gene encoding 50S ribosomal protein L24, which produces MAKKKFKIKAGDKVVVIAGKDKGKVGKVLKVLPEEERVIIEGVRIVKKHLKPSQKYPEGGIIEREAPIHISNVMLADPKDGKPTRVGIKFENGKKIRYAKRSGSVIDEISKPAGR; this is translated from the coding sequence ATGGCTAAGAAGAAGTTTAAGATAAAAGCCGGTGACAAAGTTGTAGTTATCGCCGGCAAAGATAAAGGAAAGGTAGGAAAAGTTCTTAAAGTGCTTCCAGAGGAAGAGAGAGTTATTATTGAGGGTGTAAGAATCGTCAAAAAGCACCTTAAACCAAGCCAGAAGTATCCTGAAGGTGGCATTATAGAAAGAGAGGCTCCTATTCATATAAGTAACGTTATGCTTGCTGATCCTAAAGATGGGAAACCAACAAGGGTTGGTATTAAGTTTGAAAACGGAAAGAAAATCAGGTATGCTAAGCGTTCAGGATCTGTTATTGATGAAATCAGTAAACCGGCGGGTCGGTAA
- the rplE gene encoding 50S ribosomal protein L5, producing MAEKYIPRLKEMYKKEVIPALQKKFNYKNIMEVPKIEKIVVNMGVGEAVQNIKALENAMRDLELITGQKPSVRRAKRSEAGFKLRKGMPIGAKVTLRGDRMYDFLDRLISIALPRVRDFKGLSPRSFDGRGNYNFGLTEQVVFPEIDYDKVDAIRGMNITIVTTAKTDEEAKALLEAFGFPFRK from the coding sequence ATGGCTGAGAAGTATATTCCAAGACTTAAAGAGATGTATAAAAAAGAGGTTATTCCAGCACTCCAGAAGAAGTTTAACTACAAGAACATTATGGAGGTTCCAAAGATAGAAAAGATTGTAGTTAACATGGGTGTTGGTGAAGCCGTTCAAAACATTAAAGCTCTTGAAAATGCAATGAGAGACCTTGAACTTATAACAGGTCAAAAGCCTTCCGTGAGGAGGGCGAAAAGGTCAGAAGCTGGATTTAAGCTTCGTAAGGGAATGCCTATTGGTGCCAAGGTTACTCTTAGAGGCGACAGAATGTATGATTTTCTTGACAGGCTTATATCAATAGCTCTTCCCAGGGTTAGAGACTTTAAGGGTCTTTCACCAAGGTCTTTCGACGGAAGAGGAAACTACAACTTCGGTCTTACTGAACAGGTTGTTTTTCCTGAGATAGACTACGATAAAGTAGATGCTATTAGAGGTATGAACATAACTATCGTTACGACTGCAAAAACAGATGAGGAAGCAAAAGCACTGCTTGAAGCTTTTGGATTCCCATTCAGGAAATAA
- a CDS encoding type Z 30S ribosomal protein S14 produces the protein MARKALIVKAQREPKYKVRKYNRCPICGRPRGFIREFGMCRLCFRTLALQGKIPGIKKASW, from the coding sequence ATGGCAAGGAAAGCTTTAATCGTAAAAGCTCAAAGAGAGCCAAAATATAAAGTTAGGAAGTATAATAGATGTCCTATATGTGGACGTCCAAGAGGTTTTATAAGAGAGTTCGGAATGTGTAGATTATGTTTCAGAACGCTTGCTCTTCAAGGCAAAATTCCTGGAATTAAAAAGGCAAGCTGGTAA
- the rpsH gene encoding 30S ribosomal protein S8: protein MMMDTVADFLSRIRNANLVYKEYVDAPYSKVNEAIARILKEEGFIKDYEIIEVPFERTKNPENKKKLIRVHLKYGPNRERVINEIKRISKPGRRVYVGVEDIPLVKAGLGVAILSTNKGIIPGYKARKLGVGGEVLCYVW, encoded by the coding sequence ATGATGATGGATACTGTTGCAGATTTTCTTTCAAGAATTCGCAACGCCAACCTTGTATATAAAGAATATGTAGATGCTCCATATTCAAAGGTAAACGAGGCAATTGCAAGAATCCTAAAAGAAGAGGGATTCATCAAAGATTATGAGATTATTGAGGTTCCTTTTGAAAGGACAAAGAATCCTGAAAACAAGAAAAAGCTTATCAGGGTTCACCTTAAATACGGTCCTAACAGAGAAAGAGTTATAAACGAGATAAAGAGGATTTCAAAACCTGGTAGAAGGGTTTACGTTGGTGTTGAAGATATTCCTCTTGTTAAAGCGGGGCTTGGTGTTGCCATTCTCTCCACCAATAAAGGCATTATTCCTGGTTACAAAGCGAGAAAGCTTGGTGTAGGTGGAGAAGTTCTTTGTTACGTATGGTAA
- the rplF gene encoding 50S ribosomal protein L6, with amino-acid sequence MSRIGKMPVEIPQGVTVEVKPGNHVVVKGPKGQLEFTFNPKLTIKVEDNKVIVERPNDEKQMRALHGTTRAIINNMVTGVSKGFEKVLEIKGLGYRAFVKGKTLELHLGFSHPVLYQIPEGIEIDVDRDNNVFVRGVDKQKVGQVAAEIRSFRPPEPYKGKGIRYRGERIILKAGKSAKK; translated from the coding sequence ATGTCAAGAATAGGTAAGATGCCTGTTGAAATACCTCAGGGAGTAACGGTTGAAGTAAAACCGGGAAACCACGTTGTTGTTAAAGGGCCAAAAGGGCAGCTTGAGTTTACTTTCAATCCAAAACTTACAATTAAAGTGGAAGATAACAAGGTAATTGTTGAAAGGCCTAACGACGAAAAGCAGATGAGGGCTCTTCACGGGACGACTAGAGCCATAATTAATAATATGGTAACAGGTGTTTCTAAAGGTTTTGAAAAGGTTCTTGAAATTAAAGGTCTCGGTTACAGGGCTTTTGTAAAGGGAAAAACCCTTGAATTACACCTTGGTTTTTCTCATCCTGTTCTCTACCAGATTCCTGAAGGGATAGAGATAGATGTTGACAGAGATAATAACGTTTTTGTTCGTGGTGTAGATAAGCAAAAAGTTGGTCAGGTCGCTGCTGAGATCAGATCCTTCAGACCACCTGAGCCTTACAAAGGTAAAGGTATAAGATACAGAGGCGAAAGAATCATCCTTAAAGCTGGTAAATCAGCTAAGAAGTAA
- the rplR gene encoding 50S ribosomal protein L18 — translation MAKMTRKERIAKKHRRVRKKVFGTPERPRLAVYKSLKHMYAQIIDDTKGHTLVAASTVDKEVKEKIKGLSKTEAARVVGQVIAERAKAKGITAVVFDRGGFIYHGRIKAIAEGAREGGLEF, via the coding sequence ATGGCTAAGATGACGAGAAAAGAGCGAATAGCAAAGAAACATAGAAGAGTTAGAAAGAAAGTCTTTGGCACACCTGAAAGGCCAAGACTTGCCGTTTATAAAAGCCTTAAGCATATGTATGCTCAGATTATTGATGATACTAAAGGACACACACTTGTTGCTGCTTCAACCGTAGATAAAGAAGTTAAAGAAAAAATCAAAGGTCTTTCCAAGACCGAAGCGGCAAGGGTTGTAGGTCAGGTTATAGCTGAAAGAGCAAAAGCTAAAGGCATCACTGCCGTTGTTTTTGATAGAGGTGGTTTTATCTATCACGGCAGAATAAAGGCAATAGCTGAAGGTGCCAGAGAAGGCGGCTTAGAATTTTAA
- the rpsE gene encoding 30S ribosomal protein S5, with protein sequence MAKRVKPEGLELKERLVHINRNAKVVTGGRKFSFTAFVVVGDGNGVVGFGRGKASEVPDAIRKATEDAKKNLIKIPVVDGTIPFEVQERFGASTIIMRPAAPGTGVIASAPVRAVLESAGITDILTKVIGSTNPHTVVRAVLKALEKLKLPEEFAELRGVSTEELRKRWKLPGRRITPEGEIVRR encoded by the coding sequence ATGGCTAAGAGGGTTAAACCTGAAGGTTTAGAGTTAAAAGAGAGACTTGTTCATATTAACAGAAACGCCAAGGTTGTTACCGGCGGTAGAAAGTTTAGTTTTACTGCTTTTGTCGTTGTCGGTGACGGAAACGGTGTTGTTGGATTCGGTAGAGGTAAAGCATCTGAAGTTCCAGATGCTATCAGGAAGGCTACAGAAGATGCCAAGAAAAACTTAATAAAAATTCCGGTTGTTGATGGTACTATACCTTTTGAAGTTCAGGAAAGGTTCGGTGCATCAACCATTATTATGAGACCGGCTGCTCCTGGTACTGGAGTTATTGCATCAGCTCCAGTTCGTGCGGTTCTTGAGTCAGCTGGTATTACGGATATTCTTACAAAGGTTATAGGCTCAACAAATCCACATACTGTTGTTAGAGCTGTTCTTAAAGCTCTTGAAAAACTTAAACTTCCTGAAGAGTTTGCAGAACTTCGCGGTGTTTCAACGGAAGAGCTTAGAAAACGCTGGAAACTTCCGGGTAGAAGAATCACTCCGGAAGGTGAAATTGTCAGGAGGTAA
- the rpmD gene encoding 50S ribosomal protein L30, with the protein MAKVKITLVRGLAGKNKRKRATLEALGLRKRGRSTVKELNPAIEGMIAKVEDLVKVEPLEE; encoded by the coding sequence ATGGCTAAGGTTAAGATAACGCTTGTAAGAGGACTTGCCGGTAAGAACAAAAGAAAGAGAGCTACACTTGAGGCTCTTGGTCTGAGAAAGAGAGGAAGAAGCACTGTTAAGGAGCTTAATCCTGCTATTGAAGGTATGATAGCTAAGGTTGAAGACCTTGTAAAAGTAGAACCGCTGGAGGAGTGA